TCTCTATtctttctactcttcttctttattcttttttattttataacaattttattaTTGAGTAATTTTGAGTGATTTTTACCCCTTTTTCGGAAAAAAACAACAGAAAGACGCTATTCCCCTGAGAAGCTGTCACGCAATTCTTGTTCACTGGTTATTAACTTTGTCATTAAGTATGGATTATAATTATAGAATCCCATCATGCTTTTGTTACAAAACCCTTCACTTCCTTTCTAAGCTTACACTTAACATTGTTTAATTTGTGTTAAAAAGAGTGGAAAATATCACTTGTGGAGTATGTACCGTCGTTTCTGAGTGAAATTCTAAGTTAAAAACCCTTCTGTATCCTCTCTTTCTATACTCCAAAATCGAGGTGGGTTTCCTTTGTTTTCGGTTTTATTTGATCTGCATTTTCAGTTTTTGAACTAATTAACTCATTTGTGAATTgtgatttctttcattttctctatGACGATCGtgtttatttttctatttgaaattatcatcctttttttttgaaaaaaaaaaaactcatgtGTTGTTGTATGTCATTTTCACGCATCCCTCATGCCTGCCTCAGTTAGCATTTTTAAAAGGTTTAGTAAAATTTGCCGTCGTTTTTCATTCCATTTGAGTAACTGTGTAATGGCTTTAAGACGGCTCTTGTAGATATGCAGGATAAGGCTACGTAAATAGACCTTGTGGTTCGGTCTTTCTGGAATccgtgcatagcgggagctttagtggaTGAGCTGATTTTTTTCCATTGGGTCCCCTTTGCATGAAGTATCCACAAACCCCGATGtagacttgattttgaatatgtttATTTGTGATTTTCTGATAGCATCATTTTCTATTTTCTGAAGTACTGATTTTTGTTGTTATGTTGCCTTTGTGTAACTATAACCTGTTTATTTTAAGGATTACTAACTCGGAACCTTATGATAGTTTAGAAAAGTTGTTTAGGGTCATCTATATTTACTTTCAGGGTACCCGCAAAACTGGATGCATATTTAACCACCTAAAgagggcagcctggtgcactaaagctcttgCTATCTGCAGGGTTTAGGAAAGGGCCGGACCTCAAGGGTGGTCTATTGTATGCAAcgttaccttgcatttttgcaagaggttgtttccacggctctatcgaaaacaacctctctactccctcggggtagtggtatggactgcgtacatcttaccctccccagaccccactatgtgggaatatacttggtttgttgttgttgttgttgtttccaCGGCTCGAACCCGGGCCCTGCTAATCATATAGTAgtaactttactagttactccaaggctccacTTCGCATATATAACATCCTAAGTATCAAAAAAGAGAACATACATTGGAAAACCATTTACGGTGTGTTCGATACGAAGGAAAGTGTTTTCTGTGGAATTTGATTCTTGGAAATTATTTTGCAGGAAAATAAGTGGGTGTCGTACTTGTTTTCTTGTGTTTGGTATGTAATAAAAGATATCATCTtaaaatcatttatatataatctaGATACATACTATGGAAGGTAGCGGCTGTGGGTGGTGGGGATGGGGGCTATGGGGTGTGAGCATAGGGGGTGGGTAGAACTCAATCATATGGAATGTCACTTGCAGAACTTGTTTTCTCTACTTTCATTAGGGAAGTCATTCTCCTCATTTTTAAGCAACGTTTTCCAAATTATTTGACCAACCGAACACACCTTATTTCTATTGCTGCCATCAGCCATTTGTGCTTCATAATGCTAACTAATGATTCTTTCATAACAATGTCAAATacatgcataatccataaatgcATCATTGACATGCTTACTAGTTACTTTtagattattttacttaaaaaggATATCTGTACCTATTACCTATTGATTGACCTGAATATTTTAAATAGATCTTATTTTGATTCTCTTTGTTTAGGATGGTAAGACAATAAATGAacagtttttaattattttcggtttctataattagaTGATCAATGAATCAAGCTGCTCTATGTTTAGCTAAGACGGTTATTTCTATGTTTGGTTTATGAAACGGGGTCTGCTtcattaacttttatttttaatgtactCGCTTTTAATCAGTGCTATCAAAGGCGTGCTTAAAGTGCATAAGCCCTAAAGCAAGGGTCAAAACGTGTTGAGTGCTTCACCTCGCTTAATGTGCGCTTCAGTGTCGTCATCAATTTTGTAAGGCATACGTTTCCTTGTCAGTGAGTCTCTTCTTAAGAGGCAACACTAAACAATTGGCATTTcactttatcataattttttttaatatctttcttcatatatttgtcattcatgcttataattGTTAATCTTGGACTAAAcatacatatttgtattttttttttctccttttgcgCTGTTTTTCATTAAAGCCCACGCTTTATTTGCGTTTTACACTTAAAGCCCCAGTGAACTTTAGAGCTTTTTTGCGCTTTTTACTTTTGATAACACTGCTTTAAATTTGAGTTATAATTGAAGAAAATTCATTAGACGAAAGAGATACTATTCTCTGGCGCCGGTCTCACAATTCCTCTCCATTGCACTACTTTCTAACTTTGTAATCTGAATATAGATTATCAAATCCCATCATGCTTTTGTTCACCAGGAATATGTACCATTGTCTCTTAGTCATTCCACAATTTCTGATCTCTAAGTTCAAACCTTTCTGTATTCTCTCTTTCTATAAACCAAAATCGAGGTGGGTTTTCCGTCGTCGTCTGTTTTATTTCATCTGCATTATCAGTTTTCTAAACTAATTAACCAATTTGTGATTGTGTGTTTTCTTTTCTTATGTGTATGGATATCCTCGTTTGATTTTAAGAGCAACTTTCCCTTTCTCTTTGCTATCTGCTTCATGAAGATCGTGtttatttttctctttgaaatTTATGATCTTCTTTTTAAACTCGTGTTGTTGATATCGATTTTCACGCATCAGTCATGTCTGTCTCAGTTAGTATTTCTAAAAGCTTTTGTAAAATTCTGATTCAATTTTCGTCCCCTTTGAGTGAGGTATCCACAAGCCCTGATGTAGACttgattttcaatatttttatttgtgactttctgctaGCATCATTTTCATTTTACTAAAGTACTTGTTTATGCTAACGAATGATTCTTTCATAACAATGTCAAATACATTATCATGCttactttaatattattttacttaaaaaggCTATCTGTACCGATTACCCATTGATTGACCTGAATAATGTGTAAAAACAGGATGCAAATACTAGCTGTGTATCAATATATTTGCCTTGTACAATGCATTagcatttccaaatgaaaatggcatTTCATCTTAACACTCTCTTTCATGAAAGATTTTGGACAGAGTCCTGGATTTTTATCTAATGCCCAATCTAAACGTGCTTGTTAATTTGTTGCTTGTTGGTCTAGTTCTGTTCTCATCATTTTCATTTTAAGTTTTCTTCTTAGATTTATTTGGACTATCATTTTTTTCATGTGTAAAAGTGTTGGTTTAAGTGTGTAGgttacttcttttttcttttttaaaaaataatttaaatggaAGGTTACACTGTTGTGGTAATTCATGTTTGCTTTCTCCATGAATCTGAAAAACTTGCAGTTGTACAATAACTTTGGCTGAATGCTGCAGGCTCTTCTTGAAATTCCTCTCAATTACTCATGGGCACAGTTGCTTATAAGTCGGATGATGAATACTCAATAATCACTGATAAAGGAGACATTGGTTTCGTTGACTTTGACAAATATAAATCAGCATCTAGCTACAATCCAAATGAAGAGAGCGATATAGTTGTTATATCTGTTCCATTTCCGCTGATAGATGGAAAACCTAAATCAGGATTTGTTGGGGAAGCTGTTGTAGATTCAGTCACAATAGAGAATACCACCAATGAAACCCAGGAGCTGTGGTCAATTAAGATCTATGACTCGAAACCTGAAGATTCTTTCACGCTATCTCTGATGAAACCTCCAACTGCGTGTTCAGATGTGCAATATGTTGAAGAATTCATGGAGTCCTTTAGCTTAGAGGATAGAATGTTACGACCAGGTCAGACACTAACAGTATGGTTGACTTGTAAACCCAAAGAGATTGGATTGCACACATCAGCTGTGCATTTCAATGTGGGTGATGACACCATAGAAAGATTAGTTTTTGTCTTGGCTGAGGATAAGCTTTCCCGGTCTCTAGCTTCGAGTAGGCCATTCCACAGAGACAGAAAGAAGAAAGTGCCAGCAGTAGATGTTTCTGCTGCTAATGGATTTGTCGTGGGTTCTCGTCCTACGAGGGCTTCAAATCGAGGATTCAGAAACAGACTTCCTTCATATGAAATACCGGGGGATTTAAAGGAAATGATAGAGCAGAAACAATTTCCTGATGTTATTGGGGAAGGTTTAAGAAGAAACAATTACATTACTTATTTTAGAACATTACTAGCAATTGAAGAAATCAAGATGGAGGTGTGTGTTCATATTTTGATTTGAAGTAATACCTCATTTTGGGTAGTACTAAAATCCTATAGTTTCTTCtttctcaataaaataaaataaaataaaaaaatcttattgTTTCTTGGATCAGGAAGACATGAGGGACTATGATATGGAGTCTGTCACCATGAAGCGCCAGGGACCACAGTTTTTGTCCCTTGATGTCCCAGGGCTAGCTGAGAAGAGGCCATCTCTTGTTTATGGAGATTATATCTTTGCAAGACTAGCTACTGAAAATGCTAGACTTTACCAGGTGCATTCACATTTGTGCTTTGTTTTATATCATAAGCTGCTATTTGATAATTAAGTTCTCTTTACTGCATAATTTGGTAACTAATTGTAAATCCACGGTACCTGTAGATTTTCAAAGTTGAAAGAATCATTTCATGTATGCATACATCCACATTTCTACTAGATGAGGTGTCACATCCCAAAATAACCCGTATGCGTGACTAGCTCCCGCTAACATCACTTGCCGGGAGAACCAATTTCTCATACATTCACGATGTCTATAAACACTAAGATAAAAACATATGCAACTCCAAATGCATGGAATAATCATTAACACAAAGTAATTATCCAACCAGAAATTGTATAACGATTTATGAAAACAACAAAAGCTTAGATAATAAGTCTCTAGCCCAAATCCCACACTAAGACCATGGAGCATCTAacagagttacatgagttcaactttcGGGCATGCAAACCCAATTAAaagaaatacaacaacaacaacaaacccagtgtattcccacctagtggggtctggggggtgtaagatgtacgcagtccatacctctacctctgatgaagtagaaaggctgtttccgaaagacccccggctcaaggcacgagataccacacaaacacatagtaaagcccagaagcagattacataacataaatacggcacccataaataatataaaatagaggaaagcagaggaaagcacacagattcgtaataaaacatggaacacggaacacggaatcataacaggaataaaacccccaccaagtaattccctacactagcgacccaaactggccctaattcTCTGCTggaattcgcgtcttccagaccttcctatctagggtcaagtcctcggtgagctgtaactgttccatgtcccgcctaatcacctcaccccagtacttcttcagcctacccctaccccgcctaaaaccatccaacgctagcctctcacacctacggaccggggcatccatgcccctcctcttcacgtgtccgaaccatctcaatcgtgcttcccgcatcttgcactcaactgaagtcacaccaaccttctcccggatagtctcattccgaactctatcccctctagtcagtccacacatccagcgcaacatccgcatttctaccacctttattttttggatgtgggagttcttaactggccaacactccgctccatacagcaaggccggacggactaccaccctgtagaatttgcctttaagcttgggcggcaccttcttatcacacagcacccccgacgcgagtttccacttcatctatcccgccccaatacggtgcgagacatcctcgtcaatctcaccaattaaaagaaatataatctaaaaatagctAAAGCCGGATAGCAGCCTCCACGAACAATGCGAAGGCTCACTGCAGCAATGGAATCCACACGTACCGACTGTCAGCCACTAGCCTCTCCTTCCGCAACAGTGTTTGTAGATATACCaataaggagtgagctatatataaatataacccagtaagatcctCGACTTGTTTCTTTAATACACCtggaacaagtgttagaaaatGCAAGgcacaaaaaaatacataaataatatgcacACAATATCTCTTATAATGTAATGCTCAATAAGATCCAAATGGAGGTTCGAAAAGCCATTTTGTATCTCAACTCATTCAACTCTCACGGCTTGTCATAAACAACAGTGAAGGTGATTAGCCTAGCACCCTGCCAACTCCATGACAGCATATATAATACCCTGAAAGTCTACTATGGCAGCATGTACAAGCCTTtaacatattacggcagcataagtatgcccctaacatattacgacagCTATGTGCTCCTAGAGACTATAACGACaatgaagaaaatatattcaacgtCCCAACGTCACCTCACAAATTACCACTAAATAATTCCAAGTACACttcacaaaatacatatccaCAGCTAGTCAAAGACCACCGATCCTACCAAATTCACGCTTGTTCCAACACATGGACTAGGcagaattttcttttttttttataaagcagGTTGGAAAAGCAACCATCAAagtttaaagtctcacttacctcgctaATGACTAATTCCCCAACCTTGCAGTGGGTAGAACATCAACCAAATAATCTCCAATGGTTTCAAcctatcaaaaatattaattaacgATAGCGATCACACTAATTGGGGTCAAGTCTCAATATCCCTAACTTTTAAACTTACAGCTAAATCTTAATATCTCACACCTTATATATTGAATTAACGATAATATTTCAATACGACTGTCCAAACATGATACCAATGATAAGGAAAAGAAAGTTTTCAAACAAAGCTTCAGCTTTGCTTACTGGCAGATGCTCCCTAAGTTGAAAATTGTTGTTTTCTCATGCTAATGAAACCAAAGCTAAGTCCTAATTTAATTCTTCTTTGGGTGATCATTACTAAAATAGTACAACCCTTCATTATAGACCAATCATAAGCCCCAATTATTTATATTGTATCACttaatatcatgagcaaacatcTGCactaatatcatgagcaaacgTCTAGACTATTGTATGTATATTCAATTCCCATGCCAAAGAACAACGGAAAAGTTCATACCTTACAGAGAAGTTTCAATCCCACTTCTGCATTCTgcaacttattttttttctacGCTGCTTGCTGATCTCTTCCAAGAATAAAGGGAGCAATATATAACCCAGTATTCTACTTGTACAGCTACTAGCGTGAAACTGAATAAGGGAAAAGGTTAGGCTTTTAGCTTGCTCACATTAAttctcttaattaatattaataatataggcTACCCCTCATTAAAAGGTGTGAGTTATTACACGAGGTCCCCATGCCGTCTTTCTATTACCTTTAAAATAGCATTCACTTGAAATATTCATGTTGGCCTTTACAAGTATGGATGTCGTGGTAGAACTTCAACATTTTTTGCTATTTATTATCTTCCTCGAgtctttttttaatattgtttctGTTTTTAATTTCACTTTCCTCTATTTCACTGCAAAAGGGTGAGAACTTTTGTGATTTCTAGCTGCTATATTTAGCTGGTCTCTTTAGTTGCATGTCAATACAATCGACAGAATGCCCAAGCTTCAAATAGGGAGTTAGGAGATTCAATGGATTGCAATATTCGTTCTTTTGGGGAAACTAAGCTGCCCAATGACACATGCATTGCTCCCCTTTCCAAGATACATGCTAAAAGTTTCACCCTTTATCTAATATATGCATCAAAAGAAGTTTAAGAACAGATGAAGGAGAAACGTTATCTTTCTTTCGAGATTTTATACATGAGCTTGAGATCAGAAGAATAAATGTATTAACATAAAATTGGTGATTCTGGTGGTTTTTGCACAGGGTTATATTCACCGAGTTGAAGCAGAAGAAGTATATTTGaagtttgaaaagaattttcaCATCAACCACGTGGCTGGAAATCTTTATAATGTACGGTTTGCATTCGTTCGTACGGGTGTGCGGAGGTTGCATCAAGCCACTGAAGCTACAGAAAGCTTAAATGGAGAAATTCTCTTCCCATCAGGCATAGCCAGAGCGAGAAATATACAAGCTGCTAGACTGGCACCTATGTCATGTATGCTTAACAAGGAGCAGACAAGTGCAATTGAAAAGATTCTTGGGTGCAAAGGGGGGGCTCCATATGTTATCCATGGGCCACCTGGTACAGGCAAAACAAGGACTCTTATCGAAGCTGTTATCCAGCTACATATTATGAGGAAAGATGCTCGAGTTCTTCTCTGTGCACCTTCAAATAGTGCTGCAGACCATATACTTGAGAAACTTGTTAGTCAGCAGAATATTGGAGTGCAGGACCATGAGATTTTGAGGTTGAATGCATTCACACGTCCTTTAGATGATGTGAATCCTAGTTACATTCGCTTTTGCAATGTTGAAGATTATGGTTTTAAGTGTCCTCTTCTCAGGGACCTTAAAAGATATAGGATTATCATATCTACATATGCTAGTGCATCTCTTCTTTATGCAGAAGGCATCAAGCGAGGATACTTCTCTCATATTTTCTTGGATGAGGCAGGACAGGCATCGGAGCCTGAGACCATGGTTCCTCTGTCACATCTTTTAAGTAAGGAGACAGTAGTTGTACTTGCTGGTGACCCACGCCAACTTGGTCCAATAGTTTTCTCAAAAGATGCTGAAAATTATGGATTGGGGACGTCATATATGGAAAGGTTATTTGAATGCAAGTTATATGGTGATCTCAATGAAAATTATGCTACCCTACTAGTAAGGAACTATCGGTGTCATCCAGTAATTCTGCATCTTCCCTCAGAAATGTTTTATGGCGGAGAGTTGATCCCATGTAAAGAAGATAAAACTTCTACTCGGACTTGGGCGGACCTTCTTCCAAACAAGGAATTTCCTTTGCTTTTCATTGGTATACAAGGTTGTGATGAAAGGGAAGGAAACAACCCATCATGGTTCAACAGGATCGAAGCAAGCAAGGTAGTAGAGATCATCAGAGATATGATAGATAACAAAGGTCTGAAAATGGAAGATATTGGGGTGATAACACCTTACAGGCAGCAAGTACTGAAAATAAGAAGCGCCCTTGAGGGCTTTGATTGGGCTAATATAAAGGTTGGCAGCGT
The Capsicum annuum cultivar UCD-10X-F1 chromosome 6, UCD10Xv1.1, whole genome shotgun sequence DNA segment above includes these coding regions:
- the LOC107873128 gene encoding probable RNA helicase SDE3, with amino-acid sequence MGTVAYKSDDEYSIITDKGDIGFVDFDKYKSASSYNPNEESDIVVISVPFPLIDGKPKSGFVGEAVVDSVTIENTTNETQELWSIKIYDSKPEDSFTLSLMKPPTACSDVQYVEEFMESFSLEDRMLRPGQTLTVWLTCKPKEIGLHTSAVHFNVGDDTIERLVFVLAEDKLSRSLASSRPFHRDRKKKVPAVDVSAANGFVVGSRPTRASNRGFRNRLPSYEIPGDLKEMIEQKQFPDVIGEGLRRNNYITYFRTLLAIEEIKMEEDMRDYDMESVTMKRQGPQFLSLDVPGLAEKRPSLVYGDYIFARLATENARLYQGYIHRVEAEEVYLKFEKNFHINHVAGNLYNVRFAFVRTGVRRLHQATEATESLNGEILFPSGIARARNIQAARLAPMSCMLNKEQTSAIEKILGCKGGAPYVIHGPPGTGKTRTLIEAVIQLHIMRKDARVLLCAPSNSAADHILEKLVSQQNIGVQDHEILRLNAFTRPLDDVNPSYIRFCNVEDYGFKCPLLRDLKRYRIIISTYASASLLYAEGIKRGYFSHIFLDEAGQASEPETMVPLSHLLSKETVVVLAGDPRQLGPIVFSKDAENYGLGTSYMERLFECKLYGDLNENYATLLVRNYRCHPVILHLPSEMFYGGELIPCKEDKTSTRTWADLLPNKEFPLLFIGIQGCDEREGNNPSWFNRIEASKVVEIIRDMIDNKGLKMEDIGVITPYRQQVLKIRSALEGFDWANIKVGSVEQFQGQEREVIIISTVRSTIQHNDFDRIHYLGFLSNPRRFNVAATRARSLLVVIGNPHIICKDPYWNKLLWYCVDNGSYKGCFLPEKLEIPQEDSRQENNWNNDWEQANNWYDDGGQANNWNDDGGQANNWNDDGAQENNWDCEDAQAKSWGYEVQANDWDQDQDQGGKVGDWDQDEGEQAKNWNEGGTCNNEEKQSFQPSLDVQQDTVHQTDYTPDPVMDEAEWSDGWK